A window of the Rhodopirellula bahusiensis genome harbors these coding sequences:
- a CDS encoding RNA polymerase sigma factor: MNPRQQERQLQVWLEKHQGLLLKVARSFARNRHDQDDLLQEIGLQLWRSIPNLNPDVAESTWIYRVALYTAISWTRKDSKHREKRQTLAEEPIANEPNPDPRVDWLYEKIAELNPIDRSLALMMLDGIQHRDIAETLGLSVTNVGVRLHRIKKHLSSLLDQETTNEL, encoded by the coding sequence ATGAATCCACGCCAGCAGGAACGACAGCTCCAGGTTTGGCTGGAGAAACATCAAGGCTTGTTGCTCAAAGTCGCTCGTTCTTTCGCTCGCAACCGACATGACCAAGACGACCTGTTGCAGGAAATTGGATTGCAGCTTTGGCGTTCGATTCCAAACCTGAACCCCGATGTCGCCGAGTCCACCTGGATCTACCGAGTCGCGTTGTACACCGCCATCAGCTGGACTCGCAAAGATTCCAAGCATCGCGAAAAGCGACAAACACTTGCCGAAGAACCGATCGCGAACGAGCCCAACCCGGATCCTCGCGTGGATTGGTTGTACGAAAAGATTGCCGAACTGAATCCCATCGATCGTTCGCTCGCCTTGATGATGCTCGACGGAATCCAGCACCGTGACATCGCCGAAACACTCGGTCTTTCAGTGACCAACGTTGGCGTCCGCCTGCACCGCATCAAGAAACATTTGTCCTCGCTCCTCGACCAGGAAACCACCAATGAACTTTGA
- a CDS encoding zinc-binding metallopeptidase family protein translates to MKRSHDSLQGFLHLLRALIREPSVVGVEDAFFRVLRRELEEFPVTITRYHGLLVAQGDEPESNYLSAHVDRHGLLCTGPREFQYAAFIAGNRGELNGDSISEQFMELIAGRFRGQRVQAHTPYAGSYLGQGTITESFICPRRKNLIFDIDGLDFLQPGTPVSFVDRLREDDGQISAQLDNVVSVAILIEMIRRGFRGTAFFTAGEECGRSYRYVAEWFQRFDLKTQRLVVLDTSPFPTQEDLNAQEVVLRNRDSVAEFEPTVTTELREICDQLKVTHRFKDEYVTEMNKTREKQSSIGRTELGRLIDATNGEVTGTTLQLPTSSYHTQTETANLSSVEAVLKVLTRLTGADLKS, encoded by the coding sequence ATGAAACGTTCCCACGACTCGCTTCAAGGTTTTTTGCATCTGCTTCGGGCACTCATTCGTGAGCCGTCTGTTGTGGGCGTGGAGGACGCGTTCTTTCGGGTGCTGCGCCGCGAGTTGGAAGAGTTTCCGGTGACGATCACTCGCTACCACGGGCTGCTGGTGGCGCAAGGAGACGAACCGGAAAGCAACTATCTCTCCGCTCACGTCGATCGTCATGGATTGCTGTGCACCGGGCCGCGTGAGTTCCAATACGCGGCGTTCATTGCCGGGAACCGCGGGGAGCTGAATGGGGATTCGATTTCGGAGCAGTTCATGGAGTTGATCGCCGGCCGTTTTCGCGGCCAACGTGTGCAGGCTCACACGCCCTACGCGGGATCTTATCTCGGTCAAGGCACGATCACGGAATCCTTCATTTGCCCGCGCCGAAAGAACTTGATCTTCGACATCGATGGGTTGGACTTCCTTCAACCAGGAACACCCGTTTCTTTTGTCGATCGACTGAGAGAAGACGACGGGCAGATCTCAGCCCAGCTCGACAACGTCGTATCGGTCGCGATCTTGATCGAGATGATTCGTCGCGGTTTTCGTGGGACGGCGTTCTTCACGGCTGGCGAAGAATGCGGGCGGAGCTATCGATACGTTGCGGAGTGGTTCCAGCGATTTGATTTGAAGACTCAGCGGTTGGTCGTGTTGGACACCAGTCCCTTTCCAACCCAAGAAGACTTGAACGCACAAGAAGTGGTGCTTCGCAATCGCGACTCGGTGGCCGAGTTTGAGCCCACCGTGACAACCGAACTAAGAGAGATCTGCGATCAATTGAAGGTGACGCATCGATTCAAAGACGAATACGTGACTGAGATGAACAAGACTCGCGAAAAGCAAAGCTCGATCGGACGGACGGAGCTTGGACGATTGATCGACGCGACGAATGGCGAGGTCACCGGAACAACGTTGCAGTTGCCAACTTCGTCCTATCACACCCAAACCGAAACAGCCAACCTGTCCAGTGTCGAGGCGGTCTTGAAAGTCTTGACTCGGCTGACGGGTGCGGATCTGAAATCGTGA
- a CDS encoding TetR/AcrR family transcriptional regulator — MSVENESPRRIGRPRNFDRDETLLAIVDVFWRLGYNQTSFRELEAATGEGRQSLVNAFGDKAAIFEKAIQCYIDHRVNEVIELLRGEGEPLDRIAKVLARWEADAKAPDHRGCLLVNTGGEIGPKNAAIADRMANSTQRLVNEFAKTYQQAMKTGAIATKPSAKSLARLTVALGDGALLQARVSGDAAAAKQTLVTLAELIRSR, encoded by the coding sequence ATGTCTGTTGAAAACGAATCACCGCGACGGATCGGGCGGCCTCGGAACTTTGATCGCGACGAGACTTTGCTCGCGATCGTCGATGTGTTCTGGCGGCTCGGGTACAACCAAACCAGCTTTCGCGAATTGGAAGCCGCGACCGGTGAAGGCCGCCAAAGTTTGGTGAACGCGTTCGGTGACAAGGCGGCTATCTTTGAAAAAGCCATTCAGTGCTACATCGATCACCGCGTTAATGAAGTGATCGAGTTGCTTCGCGGCGAAGGCGAACCATTGGACCGAATCGCGAAAGTGTTGGCTCGATGGGAAGCCGATGCAAAGGCACCCGACCATCGCGGATGCTTGTTGGTCAACACGGGCGGTGAGATTGGCCCGAAAAATGCGGCCATCGCGGATCGGATGGCAAACTCGACCCAACGTTTGGTGAACGAGTTTGCCAAGACTTATCAACAAGCGATGAAAACAGGTGCGATCGCGACCAAACCATCCGCGAAATCGTTGGCTCGGCTCACCGTCGCGTTGGGCGATGGGGCGTTGTTGCAGGCTCGCGTCAGTGGCGATGCAGCAGCCGCGAAGCAAACGCTGGTGACGCTGGCGGAATTGATTCGCAGTCGCTGA
- a CDS encoding SDR family oxidoreductase has protein sequence MSESASRNERILVCGATGYVGGRLARRLLEEGYQVTCLVRSPEKLTKFSWGQHERLTVVQGELEDTEATRRALENIDVAYYLVHSMQSAKGEYAQRDRELATGFRDIAQESSCRRIIYLGGLGELGADLSEHLDSRHEVGEILQSGRVPTTVFRAAMIIGSGSASFETLRYLVERLPIMVTPKWVKTETQPVAIRDVLRYLVACLDVDETAGKTLDIGGPDVMSYRNVMQVMAEKLKLRRRIILPVPDLTPYLSSLWIGLVTPVSSSIARPLAEGLKNRTVCRNDDAVRLMPGECLGIEAAIEAALGKTQQGDIETRWSTAGKIPGDPDWSGGTTLTDRREITVEGSVEQTFAEIRSIGGANGYWGAGFLWQVRGWMDQAIGGPGLRRGRRHPRDLHYGEAVDFWRVTKLVPNERLTLRAEMKLPGEAELDFQLEPSGAETTQVVMTARFRPKGLLGLAYWYAVLPLHGLVFPVMLRGIAKNVRG, from the coding sequence ATGTCGGAATCTGCTTCTCGCAACGAACGCATCCTGGTTTGCGGTGCCACCGGCTATGTCGGAGGACGCCTGGCCAGACGGTTGCTGGAAGAGGGCTACCAGGTGACTTGCCTCGTACGAAGTCCCGAAAAGCTGACCAAGTTTTCTTGGGGACAACACGAGCGACTCACCGTCGTCCAAGGCGAACTGGAAGACACCGAGGCCACTCGACGTGCTCTCGAGAACATCGATGTGGCATACTACCTCGTTCATTCCATGCAGTCCGCCAAGGGTGAATACGCTCAGCGAGACCGTGAGCTAGCGACCGGTTTCCGAGACATCGCCCAGGAATCTTCGTGTCGACGAATCATCTACCTCGGTGGGCTGGGCGAGTTGGGTGCGGACCTTTCCGAACACCTCGACAGTCGACACGAAGTCGGAGAAATCCTGCAATCCGGCCGGGTGCCCACCACCGTGTTCCGCGCCGCGATGATCATCGGTTCCGGGTCCGCATCCTTTGAAACGCTGCGATACTTGGTGGAACGTTTGCCGATCATGGTCACTCCCAAGTGGGTCAAAACCGAAACCCAGCCCGTCGCGATTCGTGACGTCCTTCGCTACCTCGTCGCTTGTTTGGATGTGGACGAAACGGCCGGCAAGACCTTGGACATCGGCGGCCCCGACGTCATGTCGTATCGCAATGTCATGCAGGTGATGGCGGAGAAGCTGAAACTGCGTCGCCGAATCATTTTGCCGGTTCCCGATTTGACTCCTTACCTCAGCAGCCTCTGGATCGGTTTGGTGACGCCGGTCAGCAGCAGCATCGCCCGACCACTCGCCGAAGGATTGAAGAACCGCACCGTGTGCCGGAATGATGACGCGGTGCGATTGATGCCTGGTGAATGCCTGGGCATCGAAGCCGCGATCGAAGCCGCGTTGGGTAAAACGCAACAAGGCGATATCGAAACACGCTGGTCCACCGCGGGCAAAATCCCGGGCGATCCAGACTGGTCCGGGGGAACGACGTTGACCGACCGTCGCGAAATCACGGTCGAAGGTTCTGTGGAGCAAACCTTCGCGGAGATTCGATCGATCGGCGGAGCCAATGGATACTGGGGCGCCGGTTTCCTCTGGCAAGTTCGCGGTTGGATGGATCAAGCGATCGGCGGTCCCGGTCTACGACGAGGCCGCCGCCATCCGCGTGATTTGCATTACGGCGAAGCGGTCGACTTTTGGCGAGTCACGAAACTGGTTCCCAACGAACGCCTGACCTTGCGAGCCGAAATGAAGCTGCCCGGCGAAGCGGAACTCGACTTCCAGTTGGAACCGTCCGGGGCAGAAACAACACAAGTCGTCATGACCGCAAGGTTCCGTCCCAAGGGCTTGCTGGGACTCGCCTATTGGTACGCGGTGTTGCCGCTGCACGGCCTCGTCTTCCCCGTCATGCTTCGCGGAATCGCGAAAAACGTTAGGGGGTAG
- a CDS encoding alpha/beta fold hydrolase, translating into MNIQEFRKRQQTISLDGVIHEPLDVAYTDVGEGEPILLLHGIPTWSFLFHDVIDTLAQHYRVIAPDMIGYGYSDRRDQFDRSIEFQADFLERFLEHLDVESAHFVAHDIGGGVALILADRKPELVRSMVLSNSVAYDSWPVDEMLAMGHPRNAKMKPEEMTEKLVESFQFGLTRSERLTEEFKEGIVTPYQERDGIVSLVRNAASLNTNHTTPLTSRLGQMQQPTLLLWGEDDKWQPISTAEQLVKDMPHAELHPMKDCSHWVPQDNPEEFASATLEFLQRVPVAV; encoded by the coding sequence ATGAATATTCAAGAATTTCGAAAACGTCAACAAACCATCTCGCTCGATGGCGTGATCCATGAACCGCTGGACGTCGCTTACACCGACGTGGGCGAGGGCGAGCCCATCCTGTTGTTGCATGGCATCCCAACCTGGTCGTTTTTGTTCCACGATGTGATTGACACGCTGGCTCAGCATTACCGAGTCATCGCGCCGGACATGATTGGTTATGGGTACTCCGATCGCCGCGACCAGTTTGATCGTTCGATTGAATTTCAGGCTGACTTCCTCGAGCGTTTCCTGGAACACTTGGACGTCGAAAGTGCCCACTTCGTTGCTCACGACATCGGTGGTGGCGTCGCATTGATCTTGGCCGACCGAAAGCCCGAACTGGTGCGATCGATGGTGTTGTCCAACAGCGTCGCCTACGACAGTTGGCCTGTGGATGAGATGCTCGCGATGGGGCACCCTCGCAACGCGAAGATGAAACCGGAAGAGATGACCGAGAAGTTGGTCGAGAGCTTCCAGTTCGGTTTGACTCGTTCGGAACGACTCACCGAAGAGTTCAAGGAAGGCATCGTGACGCCCTACCAAGAACGTGATGGAATCGTGAGTCTGGTTCGCAACGCGGCGAGTTTGAACACGAACCACACCACTCCACTGACCAGTCGTCTGGGCCAGATGCAGCAACCGACGCTGCTGCTGTGGGGCGAAGACGACAAATGGCAGCCGATCAGCACGGCGGAGCAGTTGGTGAAGGACATGCCTCACGCGGAACTGCATCCGATGAAGGACTGCTCGCACTGGGTTCCGCAAGACAACCCGGAAGAGTTCGCCAGTGCGACGCTCGAGTTCCTGCAACGGGTTCCTGTGGCCGTGTAG
- a CDS encoding autotransporter family protein, giving the protein MLKMNRSTHVSLSSRSRRLRRNIIRGLVAGCLTFATPLAVQSADIEVVNTDDNGDGSLRQAIANAEAGDRIVFNIAGGGTINLASDLPEITDNLSFANQNVAAVIIDRQGRAPLSVTGGIIDLGELQVMNSGGGLVVDIELSTAATLIGNDEQITANVQAAGTIAPGDSSAAGSIGELIIDGDLDASDATIQVDVNGAGSPNDLVQVSGNGTVTDATLRPNFMGSNYSIGDTFTVFTAGTGLTGTLANSADVFQLSSNPFLEAIINSNPNDLQLLIQDNGESFTTVLQGCGQMGAVTEIDRLRTAGTVPQMNAISSLRNSSTLEINQAVGQLAGAIYPSLVDAEINEVHNSMNGIRDRVLLQQTDLGTSGHWSPWVRGYGMTLDTGGDACMAEGYRRTVGGIELGTGYLAASGLGVHGFAQLGACDTEMNSLGQGADTDSYRFGGTVQYVGDYLYGFGSGGFGIQEHSIDRSMSVLQPGTTATSESDGTAQFASVELGTVHRSEDWLWLSFVSLQGVQADLDGETESGDSDFRLTASDVDGESLRSMVGVSLAGTNQTGLGPATTQLRFGWLHEFLDDQQSGINAVQAVAPVDFLAQSADTGRDWLSLGAQLDWGFVLGGQFTLAYQGNLNSDSTFQSGMVGTRWIW; this is encoded by the coding sequence ATGCTCAAAATGAACCGTTCGACCCATGTCAGTCTTTCATCCCGTTCGCGTCGCTTACGACGAAACATCATTCGGGGGTTGGTCGCAGGTTGTTTGACATTCGCCACGCCTTTGGCCGTCCAATCCGCAGACATTGAGGTCGTGAACACAGACGACAACGGAGACGGGTCGCTCCGTCAGGCGATCGCCAATGCCGAAGCGGGTGACCGGATTGTTTTCAACATTGCCGGAGGTGGCACAATCAACTTGGCGTCTGATCTACCGGAAATCACCGACAACCTCTCATTCGCAAATCAGAACGTGGCGGCCGTCATTATTGATCGCCAAGGAAGGGCACCTCTCTCTGTGACAGGAGGCATCATCGATTTGGGTGAGTTGCAGGTCATGAATTCCGGTGGTGGACTTGTCGTTGACATTGAACTTTCCACGGCAGCCACATTGATTGGCAACGATGAACAAATCACTGCCAACGTGCAGGCAGCAGGGACCATCGCTCCAGGTGACAGCAGTGCCGCGGGCAGCATCGGTGAGCTGATCATCGATGGAGATCTGGATGCGAGTGATGCGACCATTCAGGTTGATGTGAACGGTGCCGGATCTCCAAACGATCTGGTTCAAGTCAGCGGGAACGGGACGGTGACCGACGCGACGCTGAGGCCCAACTTCATGGGCTCCAACTATTCGATCGGAGATACCTTCACCGTGTTCACTGCGGGGACTGGTTTAACGGGAACGCTGGCCAATTCTGCCGATGTGTTTCAGCTGTCTTCGAATCCATTCTTGGAAGCCATCATCAACTCCAATCCAAACGACCTGCAGTTGTTGATTCAAGACAACGGCGAATCCTTCACGACGGTCCTTCAGGGTTGCGGGCAAATGGGGGCGGTCACCGAGATCGATCGATTGAGGACCGCGGGGACCGTGCCTCAAATGAACGCGATCAGCAGTTTGCGGAACAGTTCAACGTTAGAAATCAACCAAGCGGTGGGACAGTTGGCAGGTGCGATCTATCCATCTCTGGTGGACGCGGAGATCAACGAAGTTCACAACAGTATGAACGGGATTCGCGATCGAGTGCTGTTGCAGCAAACGGATCTCGGCACGAGCGGTCATTGGTCACCCTGGGTTCGTGGCTATGGCATGACGTTGGACACCGGCGGCGACGCTTGTATGGCGGAAGGCTATCGCCGAACGGTCGGCGGGATCGAACTGGGGACAGGATATCTGGCCGCTTCCGGTCTTGGGGTGCATGGCTTTGCACAGTTGGGCGCTTGCGACACGGAGATGAATTCGCTTGGTCAAGGTGCGGACACGGATTCGTATCGCTTCGGCGGAACCGTGCAATATGTCGGCGACTATTTATACGGGTTTGGCTCGGGAGGGTTTGGCATACAAGAGCATTCGATTGATCGTTCCATGTCAGTTTTGCAACCTGGAACCACCGCAACCAGTGAGTCGGATGGTACCGCCCAATTCGCCTCGGTGGAGTTGGGCACCGTTCACCGAAGTGAGGATTGGTTGTGGTTGTCGTTTGTTTCGTTGCAGGGTGTGCAAGCGGACTTGGATGGCGAAACGGAATCGGGAGATTCTGATTTCAGGTTGACTGCCAGCGACGTGGACGGCGAGTCATTGCGAAGCATGGTGGGGGTCTCTTTGGCGGGAACGAATCAAACCGGGCTCGGGCCCGCGACCACGCAGCTGCGATTTGGTTGGCTGCATGAGTTCCTGGATGACCAGCAGTCGGGAATCAATGCAGTTCAGGCTGTCGCTCCTGTCGACTTTTTGGCGCAAAGTGCGGACACGGGCCGCGATTGGTTGTCGCTGGGGGCTCAGCTTGATTGGGGGTTTGTGCTGGGCGGTCAGTTCACGCTGGCTTACCAAGGCAACCTGAATAGCGACTCGACGTTCCAAAGTGGCATGGTCGGAACTCGCTGGATTTGGTGA
- a CDS encoding RecQ family ATP-dependent DNA helicase, with protein MDLLAHLDRCFGFQSFRHGQREACESIVAGKDTIVLMPTGAGKSLCYQLPGIFRDGVTLVVSPLISLAKDQAEHLKEAGQPTVVLNSTRTAKQIESARSKISAGEVKFVLTTPERLQKTDICELLAGVGVGLMVVDEAHCVSQWGHDFRPDYLCLPSIRERLGNPPLAALTATASERTLDEVRCSLRLNDPTIVRTGIDRPNLRIEVVRCYSAEDKLKELHRALEIEGMLERTEPAIVYCGTTKTADQLAKSFGGLCYHGKMRKAERAEAQEQFMNGRPSVMFATNAFGLGIDKQDLRQVIHVELPGSLESYYQEMGRAGRDGKRSRCTLLYDPSDVDLRKMFAGGMMEASKIMTAHHTLVRGVNEIGKDGEVALSKLAPISPLGRVTLKNCFQLLSSRGIVAPAGRGRWRLIVEELEHRMADRLEEATRVRSEDRQVALREMVEFAESSRCRWQSLREHFGVSETTGSDCLCDQCGTVASASA; from the coding sequence ATGGATCTTCTCGCTCACCTCGATCGTTGCTTCGGGTTCCAATCCTTTCGTCACGGTCAACGCGAGGCTTGCGAGTCGATTGTGGCTGGCAAGGACACGATTGTGTTGATGCCAACCGGGGCTGGCAAAAGTCTGTGTTACCAACTGCCTGGCATTTTTCGCGATGGAGTGACGTTGGTGGTCAGCCCGTTGATATCGCTCGCGAAAGATCAGGCGGAACATCTGAAGGAGGCTGGTCAGCCAACGGTCGTGCTCAACAGCACCCGGACGGCGAAACAGATCGAGTCCGCTCGTTCAAAGATCTCGGCGGGAGAGGTCAAGTTCGTTCTCACGACGCCGGAACGACTTCAGAAAACCGACATCTGCGAATTGCTCGCGGGCGTGGGAGTTGGTTTGATGGTGGTCGATGAGGCTCATTGCGTCAGTCAATGGGGGCACGACTTTCGTCCGGACTATTTGTGCTTGCCATCCATTCGCGAGCGGTTGGGCAATCCGCCGCTGGCCGCGCTCACCGCAACCGCTTCGGAACGGACACTCGATGAAGTGCGATGCTCGCTGCGTTTGAACGATCCAACCATTGTTCGAACCGGAATCGACCGACCCAACCTTCGAATCGAAGTCGTTCGCTGCTACTCGGCGGAGGACAAGTTGAAGGAATTGCATCGTGCTCTCGAGATCGAGGGCATGCTGGAACGCACCGAGCCAGCGATTGTCTATTGCGGAACGACCAAGACGGCTGACCAGTTGGCGAAATCATTCGGTGGATTGTGCTACCACGGCAAAATGCGAAAGGCCGAGCGTGCGGAAGCCCAAGAGCAGTTCATGAATGGTCGCCCGAGCGTGATGTTTGCGACCAACGCATTTGGATTGGGAATCGACAAGCAGGACCTCCGACAAGTCATCCATGTTGAGTTGCCGGGTTCGTTGGAGTCGTACTATCAAGAGATGGGACGAGCCGGGCGAGATGGCAAGCGATCGCGTTGCACGCTGTTGTATGACCCGTCCGATGTGGATCTGCGGAAGATGTTTGCGGGCGGGATGATGGAGGCGAGCAAGATCATGACGGCGCATCACACGCTGGTTCGCGGAGTCAACGAGATTGGCAAAGACGGCGAGGTGGCTTTGTCGAAGCTGGCCCCGATCAGTCCGCTCGGCCGCGTCACGTTGAAGAACTGTTTTCAGTTGTTGTCGTCTCGCGGCATCGTTGCTCCCGCCGGACGAGGTCGATGGCGTTTGATTGTCGAAGAACTCGAGCACCGTATGGCTGATCGGCTGGAGGAAGCGACTCGGGTGAGATCCGAGGATCGCCAGGTGGCGCTACGTGAGATGGTGGAGTTTGCCGAGTCGTCCAGGTGCCGGTGGCAATCGCTTCGTGAACACTTTGGCGTCAGCGAAACGACGGGCTCGGATTGTCTGTGCGATCAGTGTGGAACTGTCGCGTCCGCGAGTGCTTGA
- a CDS encoding GxxExxY protein: MTDVIIGAAIEVHRRLGPGLLEHVYRRCLAYELRKRGLAVVEEKPVAIDYDDLHEPCAFRADLLVEELVVVELKAKTQIHPIDKTQTLSYLRLMNLNVGLLINFHEAKLIDGLHRIVNRYGGPKPS, translated from the coding sequence GTGACTGACGTAATCATTGGAGCCGCGATCGAAGTGCATCGCCGACTCGGCCCGGGGCTCTTGGAGCATGTCTATCGGCGTTGCCTGGCCTACGAGCTTCGAAAGCGAGGCTTGGCGGTTGTGGAAGAGAAACCGGTCGCAATTGATTACGACGATCTGCACGAACCGTGTGCTTTTCGAGCTGATCTATTGGTGGAGGAACTGGTCGTCGTTGAACTCAAAGCGAAAACTCAAATCCACCCCATCGATAAAACGCAGACTCTGTCTTACCTGCGTTTAATGAATCTCAATGTTGGGCTGCTCATCAATTTTCACGAAGCAAAGTTGATCGACGGTCTGCATCGCATCGTCAACCGATACGGCGGCCCCAAACCAAGTTGA
- a CDS encoding SOUL family heme-binding protein, with the protein MSRRKIMTVATIAVLVTGGVFLLSRTTRAGYESAEYKVIESDGEFEIREYPDLMLVATKTKIDAQGRDGSFMKLFRYISGANEAEQKISMTTPVFMENDQADSEVQMGFVMPKEVAVEGVPSPTGPNVDVRKRAGGRFAVLRFPGKLDKKLAKESEAKLRAWMETKGLTAAVNEDDESNNTSGVEAASYDPPFTPAALRRNEVLIRLK; encoded by the coding sequence ATGTCCCGTCGAAAAATCATGACTGTCGCAACGATCGCCGTTTTGGTCACCGGCGGAGTGTTCCTGCTGAGCCGAACCACGCGAGCGGGTTACGAATCGGCGGAATACAAAGTCATCGAGTCCGACGGCGAGTTCGAAATCCGCGAGTATCCCGATCTGATGCTGGTCGCAACGAAAACCAAGATCGATGCTCAAGGCCGAGACGGCAGCTTCATGAAGCTCTTTCGCTACATCTCGGGAGCCAACGAAGCCGAGCAAAAGATCTCCATGACGACTCCCGTCTTCATGGAAAACGACCAAGCCGATTCCGAAGTCCAGATGGGATTTGTGATGCCCAAGGAAGTCGCGGTCGAAGGCGTTCCCTCACCAACCGGTCCCAACGTCGATGTCCGCAAACGAGCCGGCGGACGCTTTGCCGTGCTCCGATTCCCCGGCAAGTTGGACAAAAAGCTCGCCAAGGAATCCGAAGCCAAACTACGAGCCTGGATGGAGACCAAGGGTCTGACCGCAGCCGTCAACGAAGACGATGAGTCGAACAACACTAGCGGAGTCGAAGCCGCTTCCTACGATCCGCCCTTCACTCCCGCGGCTCTGCGTCGCAACGAAGTCCTGATCCGGTTGAAGTAG
- a CDS encoding DUF262 domain-containing protein: MQDLKGETLQIGKLLSRDFFFRVPDYQRPFSWEDDHFHDLISDLIEASREQEYFLGTIVLQRKDDQGNHDIVDGQQRLTSLLILLACLRDLVESEQHKNGIQKKIVQEPDVVDDIPRKIRLEVKDREIFNKFVVALNGTTQELREKDLPEPEWRYARAVKVFREKIEDLSERDRQLLIEFINQKCVVICLAATTFDDAFRLFTIVNDRGKQLRRIDVLKSLNIAPDVISKDTVRSRLAQRWEELEKELGEKRFESVFHHIRLILLKDKPQQDLLKEFEKRIFKARKLQQGESFFDLVFCYSKIYAALFVDRDFVSDQSVQGRKFISLLYVMDKEFPASEWRACLMEFAKRFDDEDAILSFLQRIEKIYLEQWVLGVRKDERFAVYARLLGAIDTATNAEGVLSEMPYNRDAIIEALSAGKIYGAGFAKYALLKLELLSCEFDVLKLFDAKSIEHVLPQNPASGSDWLEWNDADSMHEYVNSIGNLVLLSKSKNSSAGNFDLARKKAKYLEARVTDYPRSVEVLAYERWDRNVIETRTSNAAEIFLNDI, encoded by the coding sequence ATGCAAGATTTAAAGGGAGAGACACTACAGATCGGGAAGCTGTTAAGCCGCGATTTCTTTTTTCGAGTTCCGGACTACCAACGACCATTCTCTTGGGAAGACGATCATTTTCACGACCTGATCTCGGACTTAATCGAAGCCTCTCGAGAACAAGAGTATTTCTTAGGAACCATCGTTCTCCAAAGAAAAGATGATCAAGGCAACCACGACATCGTTGACGGTCAGCAGCGACTGACTTCGCTGCTAATTTTGCTTGCTTGTCTTCGAGATTTAGTTGAGTCGGAACAACACAAAAACGGAATTCAAAAAAAGATTGTGCAAGAGCCTGACGTTGTCGACGACATCCCAAGGAAGATCCGCCTTGAAGTAAAGGATCGAGAAATATTCAATAAATTCGTGGTGGCTCTTAACGGTACTACGCAGGAACTGCGTGAGAAAGATCTTCCGGAACCGGAGTGGCGGTATGCTCGCGCTGTTAAAGTCTTCCGAGAGAAGATTGAAGATCTTTCGGAGCGAGACAGGCAATTACTCATTGAATTCATCAATCAAAAGTGCGTCGTGATCTGTCTCGCCGCAACCACCTTCGATGACGCATTTCGTCTCTTTACTATTGTAAATGATCGTGGCAAACAACTGCGCAGAATTGATGTATTGAAATCACTCAACATTGCACCAGATGTTATATCGAAGGACACTGTCAGGAGTCGTCTTGCACAAAGATGGGAGGAACTGGAGAAGGAACTTGGGGAAAAACGTTTTGAGAGTGTCTTTCACCATATTCGGCTCATCCTACTAAAGGACAAGCCCCAACAAGATCTTCTCAAGGAGTTCGAAAAACGAATCTTCAAAGCGAGAAAACTGCAGCAGGGAGAATCGTTTTTTGACTTGGTGTTCTGTTATTCGAAGATTTACGCTGCACTATTTGTCGATCGAGACTTTGTGTCCGATCAATCTGTCCAAGGTCGCAAGTTCATTTCACTACTCTACGTAATGGACAAGGAGTTTCCTGCGTCTGAGTGGCGAGCGTGTTTAATGGAATTTGCCAAGCGTTTTGACGACGAGGACGCGATTCTATCCTTTCTCCAGAGGATAGAAAAGATCTACTTGGAACAATGGGTACTCGGCGTTCGAAAGGATGAGCGATTTGCCGTCTATGCCAGGCTATTAGGGGCCATTGACACGGCAACGAATGCCGAGGGCGTATTGAGTGAAATGCCGTACAATCGTGACGCCATTATTGAGGCTTTATCCGCTGGCAAAATCTACGGCGCCGGGTTTGCCAAATACGCGTTGCTAAAGCTGGAACTACTATCGTGCGAGTTCGATGTGCTAAAGCTTTTTGATGCCAAGTCAATTGAGCATGTGCTTCCGCAAAATCCTGCGTCGGGGAGTGATTGGCTTGAGTGGAATGATGCAGACTCCATGCACGAGTATGTCAATTCAATTGGCAATCTGGTCCTCTTGAGCAAAAGCAAGAACTCGTCGGCAGGGAATTTCGATTTGGCTCGAAAAAAAGCCAAGTATTTGGAGGCAAGGGTGACGGACTATCCACGAAGCGTTGAAGTCCTCGCATACGAGAGATGGGACCGAAACGTTATTGAAACCCGCACAAGCAACGCCGCAGAAATTTTCCTGAACGACATCTAG